GATGTCACGATCTTCGATAGTGGTTCCGTACCATCGTGTGTTGACTTTGATGATTGTGGATGATTTGGGTGCCACAACCTTGACTAGTGGTTTTGGACGGCTGTGCCCACGTGGAGTTGTGATGTATGATTGCATATGTTTTTGCATGCTCGTATGTATGCATACTAGATGGTGATTGTGGCATGATTCATATTCATATTGTCTCTGCCCATTCTTTTGCTTCGTATGAGTTGATTGTGTTCTACAGACTAGTTCTACTCTTGTTTGCATCTTGATATTGTTGTGGTTGTTCACTCGAGTATCTGTATCATGGGTATCCGGGGTCTTATCGGGTATTACACCCCTATTGGGttatttagctcaacctcttTTTTGTGCTTCCCTTTTAAGTGAGTATGCAAATGACGACCAAGATCCCTAAGCGTGAGTGATATGCCATGGATATCAGTTAGTGGGTTGATGGATAGTGTTTAGGTTTAATTATATTGGATTTCTGCATGCTTCATTTCGTAGAGACACAATAAATTCTATCTTAATTGTTGCTAGCttaatttagttttattttatatttttaacaaatgattttggatgattttgCATACAGATTTGTACGTTTGTGATATTTTGGTAATTTCATAGACCCCCTTTCAGGACGGGTCGTTACACAGGGGGACTCGCTCACTCGCATTAGAGTTTCTaacatattttatattttacctaatcaaatataattttttgacaatttacaacATCTCTATTCAATAATAACTAAACCGGTATATCTCTATCCTAAATTCCtacaacattaaaatattatttatttatattaaaaatttaaagaatGACGTGCCTACAATTTGTtttggagagagaagagaggagaaaatattatattttatgtttaaagATTGCAATAGTAAATCTCTATATGTAGAGACTCACTCGACAAATTCGTGAGGTATTGACATATAGTTGATGAGCTTTTGTTCAAGCAACAACACTGGACTTCGCATCACCAATGAGAGGGAGAATAGTCCCATCAATTGACGCTTCAATGGCATGTAGGATGAACTTATCCTGATTTTGCCATTTTTGAAATGCAATGACTGATTCTTCAGTAGATTTAGCATTGGGTAGAGGGGGGCAGGGGTTGGTTCTATCTACATATCCGACCAACTTATAGgcatgaagaagagaaagaagttgGAGTCTCTAGGAGATGAAGTTGGTGGAGGTGACTTTTAGGGGAATAGAAAAAATAGCATAGACAGAGACAGTTGATGTATTTCATGGAACTGAGATGGTGATAGCATTGATGCTGGAAGGAAGCGTAGAAGATGGGTTTGCCATAGGTTCACTAGAGTTGAACTTGTCGGAGCATCGAAGCTTAAAATCCATAAAATGATTTTGATATATTATTTTCACGAATTGTAAATAGATACATAATTACAATATATACAAGATGAGACTGACTTGCCGTGTGAGTAACGACTCTCTTCTGACATAAATAAGGAGAAGCTTTTACAGAGAGTATGATGTATTATGAGAGGTAGTAGAGATGCGTTAAGATACACGGATCTCATTTAATCTAGATGGACTTACATGTTTGGGCTATAATGACATGCAATTGCATGAGCTTGCATGTTTGGGCTTGATTATCCtcgttatcatttttttttgtctaaaacaaaaatcaaattgaatatgGAAAACATGAAAATTATGGACCGTCAATTATAAACTTGAAATATTCTTTGTCTCCCTTGCGatgtatttgatttttattgtgGAGAATAAAATATGATTTGTCTCGTACCGATCAAAgcgcattttttattttttttttaaaaaaattgtgggCGTAAGACCCGGTGCAACCAGCAAGAGCCCAATTTCTTTTTACTCAGCTAAACAAATTAAATCAGGATAAGTTTGAGCCAAAGTAAAAGATTAGGAGACAAAGTCAAAAAAAGTGTGACTAATGGGTCCAATGCATCATCAATTTCATGGAAGAAACCAATGCAAAGATGACCAATGAGAACATTAAACATGAATGAGACCCCATTAGGATAAAAACAAACGGCTATGTAGAAAAAAGTGTCTTGAAAACTCTAAAAGCCGACCCCTCTATCTTGTGCATTCTCCTCTCTCTGCCTTTCCCTCCACAGCTAATCCATCACAAATACACATTTCCATATTCCGCAAGaccaagaaaaggagaaaagtgGAGCAGACGTAAAATATTTTCGACCCCAACCGAAAACTGTCCTTCAAagcaagaaagtgaagaacaaagaaaagacTGAAAAGAAAAGCtgcctctctctgtctctctcactCGCAGAATAGATGCCCCATAGAGCcccaataaagaaagaaaaagattgcCCCAAAAGTAAAGAAGtaacaaaatcaagaaaagcAGGGTAATGGTGGGAATCTTTTGTCATCTTTCACTGTTTAGAAGATCCCACATGGACACCTTTAACTCTCCAGCTgttcctctttttctttcttgtttaaaGCTCTCACAGACAGACACAAAAGTTGGATTTTGTGTCCCTTTACCCTGAAGTTCTTAGTCTTTTCTTGTGAGGATGGTTTGGTAAGCCATTTGTCTCATTTgggtttgtgggttttgttCTAATAACTTGGTTTGTCTCatttgggttttgtgggttttgttctAATAACTTGACAATTTCTTCAACATTGCACTAATGTCAGCAGATGTTCCATGCCATGATAATCAAGAACTAAGTGAAGCTCTACTAACAGATGAAACCAGAGAGCTCAACAGACAGAGGAGTGGCATGGATTTGTACTATCATGGAGTACATTTCAACATCGAGTTCGGGCCGCTGGAACATCCAATGGAGCCACCGGACGAGGATCGCCCGGTGAAATGCCCAATGCCTTCTTCCTCTGTCATCAATGTAAGTAAAAGTTGAGAATTAGCAATCTTTGCTTTTAAATGTTCCATTTATTCACAATATAAAATGAGGTTTTTATCGTTGACATGGAACACATAGATGGATAGAGAGATGCAGGAGGAGCGGCGGTTTGGAGAGTGCTTTGGGAAGATAACAGAATTGTCGGCTGGGGTGAAAATGGATGGCATTGTTTTTGAAACTACAGAGGCACCTGGACGAGCTGTGCGTAAAAGGCAGCATAAGCTTACTCATGGTGATCACATTATAACACCTTTAACCAGAATGCCTCCTCTCCCTCCTTTACCAACCCAGAATTTCACCGTCTTTCAAATGCTTCAGCAGTTGGACAAGTTCGAGTCTTGACATGCATATCAATGACGTCTTCATCCTAGATGAGAAATTCATCTTGATTGCAAGTAGCTTTCTTTGACAGAAATGTTCCTagatatgggttttttttttttttttgataaagaattTTCCTACGTATGTGATACATAGAATGTACAATATTTTCCTACCTAATTCAAGCTCATCGTCTATGAGGACATAATCTCAATCCGCATCTTACTGTTGTTTCAGCACGAACCTCCTGCACGGCTGAGCGGACATGTACGATACCAAGTAGGAGTGAACGTGAACCTTGTGGGCATAATCGAATATAGTTTCTTCACTAACTATGTGTGATACTACTCATGGCTGCTCGTCGCAGGGTGCCCAATCAAGGGTTACCAAACGAGTCGAGATAGAATCTCTTGGCAAACCCATTTATTAAACGAGTAatgtcattgattataaacacacatacatacatgtagGATGAAACATTATTCTTATTAAACAGCTCGAatttaaattgaaaagaaactcatcagaaaaattttcaattctcCATTTGTCAAACCTCAAATAAAGTTTTGTTTCCGCAATTCAAAAGTATAAGAGGTTTTTTAAACTAATGAATCCATATTCAAAATCATTCATTCCATTTGGATCCTTCTCTCTTAAACATGGCCCCCGGGAGTTCTTTCCAGAGCTTGCTGAATATTTTTAATGGAATCTCTTGATTCGGACTAAATAATAAGCTAATGAATTGCCTTCTTTATGCCACGGGACTTCTCAATCAAATTCGTTGTAACATTCATAATGAAACAAACAAGTCGCCAGTCAACATGAGTCTCCTTCCTTTTGCTTGGCACATGTATTTTCTACTCAGACTTGGCATATTTCCCTCGTATAACTTCCTAGTCTCGTCTATATGCTTGTCATGGGGGCGTTTGAAATTGGATGGTACAAGGGAGCTTCGAACAAAATGCCCACTTCCCAAGGCATATTCTTTAGGCATTTTCCTCAAAACAACCACAATGCTATGATTTTTTACTAGGACATGAATAATGTATAAAGattcatattttgttgatatgactGAGAATGAAAATAAGATGCCTTTTGTATTGATACAATGATCTATGTTTTGCTCATgtgattgaaaatgaaaataaattgaCTTTTgtattaataataatagtataaaTTTGTTAACTTGATTTTATGTAATAACGGTAaatccaatattgattttttttgtaatagagGTGACATTCAATATcgatttaaagataaaaaatatgTTTGCACGCGAGACATGTGAACCCCATGTTGGGGAAATTAAAAAGAGGCCAAATAGCCCTTGTTGGAGCACAAAAAATT
The window above is part of the Tripterygium wilfordii isolate XIE 37 chromosome 3, ASM1340144v1, whole genome shotgun sequence genome. Proteins encoded here:
- the LOC119995345 gene encoding uncharacterized protein LOC119995345 isoform X1, giving the protein MSADVPCHDNQELSEALLTDETRELNRQRSGMDLYYHGVHFNIEFGPLEHPMEPPDEDRPVKCPMPSSSVINMDREMQEERRFGECFGKITELSAGVKMDGIVFETTEAPGRAVRKRQHKLTHGDHIITPLTRMPPLPPLPTQNFTVFQMLQQLDKFES
- the LOC119995345 gene encoding uncharacterized protein LOC119995345 isoform X2, with amino-acid sequence MDLYYHGVHFNIEFGPLEHPMEPPDEDRPVKCPMPSSSVINMDREMQEERRFGECFGKITELSAGVKMDGIVFETTEAPGRAVRKRQHKLTHGDHIITPLTRMPPLPPLPTQNFTVFQMLQQLDKFES